One region of Paenibacillus polymyxa M1 genomic DNA includes:
- the rpoE gene encoding DNA-directed RNA polymerase subunit delta, translating to MSTPLNLKIDPEKVHETPMVDLAFMVLKAANTPYYYRDLMNEVAKLRGLSDEEINDVIAQLYTEINIDGRFACVGTNLWGLKRWYPVDKSEDALTGAKRPRIINDEDDDDEDDYHEEEETYNSDDDFDADSEDEDGEDELFDGEDDDDSDDDVVIDDEDLSDEEDTDDENDDESIEDDDDSLR from the coding sequence GTGAGTACACCACTCAACTTGAAGATTGACCCGGAGAAAGTCCACGAGACTCCAATGGTGGATTTGGCATTTATGGTATTGAAAGCAGCCAATACTCCATATTATTACCGTGACCTGATGAATGAAGTCGCCAAATTGCGCGGCTTGTCCGACGAAGAAATTAATGACGTTATTGCTCAGCTATATACTGAAATCAACATTGACGGGCGTTTTGCCTGTGTCGGTACGAATTTGTGGGGCTTGAAACGTTGGTATCCGGTAGATAAATCCGAAGATGCCCTGACAGGCGCCAAGCGTCCTCGTATTATTAACGATGAAGACGATGACGATGAAGATGACTATCATGAGGAAGAAGAAACATACAACTCCGATGACGACTTCGATGCAGATAGCGAAGACGAGGATGGCGAAGACGAGCTGTTCGACGGAGAAGATGACGATGATAGTGACGATGACGTAGTTATTGACGATGAAGACCTCAGTGATGAGGAAGATACAGATGATGAAAATGATGATGAGTCGATCGAAGACGACGACGATTCACTTCGTTAG
- the rho gene encoding transcription termination factor Rho — protein sequence MDLQISDLEEMKLTDLYKLAKQYQIPYYGTLKKKELIFAILRAQAEKSGLMFMQGVLEILPEGYGFLRPINYLPSTEDIYISASQIRKFDLRTGDLVSGKCRTPKENERYFGLLQVNAVNGRSPEQAAERLHFPALTPLYPQTKLVLETSPNHLSTRIMDVLAPVGLGQRGLIVAPPKAGKTLLLKEIANSISTNNPEIELFVLLIDERPEEVTDMQRSVKGEVVASTFDELPENHIKVAELVLERALRLVEHKKDVVILLDSITRLARAYNLVIPPSGRTLSGGIDPAAFHRPKRFFGAARNVEEGGSLTILATALIDTGSRMDDIIYEEFKGTGNMELHLDRKLAERRIFPAIDIRRSGTRREEVLLKKEELDTIWAIRKNMTESHDFVEGFLKKLRNSKTNAEFLASFDLTAPSSSGSQGSSGGQQRRTTRSTTASVPATTN from the coding sequence ATGGATCTGCAAATTTCCGATCTGGAAGAAATGAAGCTGACCGACCTGTACAAGCTGGCCAAGCAATACCAGATCCCGTACTACGGAACGCTCAAGAAGAAAGAATTAATTTTCGCCATCCTGCGCGCACAAGCTGAGAAGAGTGGATTAATGTTTATGCAGGGTGTTCTGGAAATACTTCCTGAAGGTTACGGCTTTCTGAGGCCGATCAATTATCTCCCGAGTACCGAAGATATTTACATCTCTGCTTCACAAATCCGCAAGTTTGACTTGAGAACAGGCGATCTTGTTTCCGGTAAGTGCCGAACGCCAAAAGAAAATGAACGGTATTTTGGATTGCTTCAAGTTAACGCCGTCAATGGAAGAAGTCCTGAGCAAGCTGCTGAGCGGCTACATTTTCCTGCACTGACTCCACTGTATCCGCAAACCAAATTAGTCCTTGAAACTTCCCCCAACCATTTGTCTACGAGAATTATGGATGTACTGGCCCCTGTCGGACTTGGACAGCGCGGACTTATTGTGGCACCTCCCAAAGCTGGGAAGACGCTTCTCCTCAAAGAAATTGCCAATAGCATTTCTACCAACAATCCCGAGATTGAGCTATTTGTCTTGTTGATTGATGAACGCCCTGAAGAAGTGACGGACATGCAGCGTTCTGTCAAAGGTGAAGTTGTGGCCTCTACATTTGATGAACTTCCTGAAAATCACATCAAAGTGGCAGAACTGGTGTTGGAGCGTGCACTGCGTCTCGTAGAACATAAAAAGGATGTTGTCATCCTGTTGGATAGTATTACACGGTTGGCTCGTGCGTACAATCTCGTTATCCCTCCTTCTGGTCGTACTTTGAGTGGGGGTATTGATCCGGCAGCATTTCACCGTCCAAAACGCTTTTTTGGTGCAGCTCGGAATGTGGAGGAAGGCGGTAGCTTGACGATTCTTGCCACAGCGCTGATTGATACAGGATCTCGTATGGACGATATCATTTATGAAGAGTTCAAAGGCACAGGTAACATGGAGCTGCATTTGGACCGCAAACTGGCAGAACGTCGTATCTTTCCTGCGATTGATATTCGTCGTTCCGGTACACGTCGTGAGGAAGTACTGTTGAAAAAGGAAGAATTAGATACGATCTGGGCTATTCGTAAAAATATGACGGAAAGCCATGACTTTGTGGAAGGCTTCCTCAAAAAGCTGCGTAACAGCAAAACTAACGCTGAGTTTTTAGCTTCGTTTGATTTGACAGCACCTTCTTCCAGCGGTTCGCAAGGTAGCTCTGGTGGTCAACAACGAAGAACTACGCGTTCTACCACAGCGTCGGTTCCCGCCACAACCAATTAA
- a CDS encoding response regulator → MEKKKVLIVDDQNGIRILLMEVFGSEGYETFQAANGKIALEIVEKEPPDLVLLDMKIPGMDGLEILKHLKSMNPDIKVIMMTAYGELDMIKEATELGALMHFTKPFDIDEMRIAVNKQLRGD, encoded by the coding sequence TTGGAAAAGAAAAAAGTATTAATCGTCGATGACCAGAATGGAATACGGATTTTACTGATGGAAGTGTTCGGAAGTGAGGGTTATGAGACCTTTCAGGCAGCGAACGGGAAAATTGCTCTTGAGATTGTTGAGAAGGAACCACCTGATCTGGTTCTGCTCGATATGAAAATTCCAGGTATGGACGGACTCGAAATTCTGAAGCACCTAAAAAGCATGAATCCCGATATCAAGGTTATTATGATGACAGCGTATGGAGAACTGGACATGATTAAAGAGGCGACGGAGCTAGGTGCACTTATGCATTTTACCAAGCCCTTTGATATTGATGAAATGCGGATCGCCGTGAACAAACAACTCAGAGGTGACTAG
- a CDS encoding UDP-N-acetylglucosamine 1-carboxyvinyltransferase produces MEKLMITGGRPLQGTVSISGAKNSAIALIPAAILAESEVILDNLPLLSDVAVYSEILEELGAKVAWEGSQMKIDPSSIKSIPMPNGPVKKLRASYYMMGAMLGRFKEAIIGLPGGCNFEPRPIDQHIKGFEALGATVTNEHGAIHLHAKELRGTKIYLDVSSVGATINIMLAAARAKGATTIENAAKEPEIIDVATLLNSMGAIIKGAGTETIRIEGVSELHGCRHSIIPDRIQAGTYMIAAAATRGNVLIDNVIPKHMEALTAKMQEMGIGIEEYDESIRVLGAPSYGHVDVKALVYPGFPTDLQSPMTSLLTQAQGVSVLSDFVYSNRFKHVPELVRMGAKIRVEGRSAIIEGGQLNAAKVKAADLRAGAALVIAGLTVSEGVTEVAGVEYIDRGYDHLVSNLRLLGADVWRQTE; encoded by the coding sequence ATGGAAAAATTGATGATCACCGGTGGACGGCCGCTTCAGGGTACAGTTTCCATCAGCGGTGCCAAAAACAGTGCCATCGCCTTGATTCCCGCAGCCATTCTGGCAGAGTCGGAAGTCATTTTGGATAATTTGCCGCTGCTCAGTGATGTGGCGGTGTATTCCGAGATATTGGAGGAGCTTGGCGCAAAGGTTGCCTGGGAAGGTAGCCAGATGAAGATAGACCCTTCCTCCATTAAATCCATTCCTATGCCGAATGGACCTGTTAAGAAATTACGAGCCTCTTATTATATGATGGGGGCCATGCTGGGCAGATTCAAGGAAGCGATCATCGGTTTGCCAGGAGGATGTAATTTTGAACCCCGGCCCATTGATCAGCATATCAAAGGTTTTGAGGCGCTGGGTGCCACGGTTACGAACGAGCACGGCGCTATTCATTTGCACGCCAAAGAACTGCGCGGCACCAAGATTTATTTGGATGTCAGCAGCGTAGGAGCAACCATTAATATTATGCTGGCGGCCGCACGTGCCAAAGGCGCCACAACTATCGAAAATGCGGCTAAAGAGCCTGAGATTATAGATGTAGCAACTCTGTTAAACTCCATGGGGGCGATTATTAAAGGCGCTGGAACGGAGACGATTCGTATTGAAGGTGTGTCGGAGCTGCATGGCTGCCGTCATTCCATCATACCTGACCGTATACAAGCAGGCACATATATGATTGCTGCTGCGGCAACCCGTGGAAATGTATTGATTGACAATGTAATCCCCAAACATATGGAGGCTCTCACTGCCAAAATGCAGGAAATGGGCATCGGCATCGAGGAATATGATGAAAGTATTCGCGTACTGGGTGCACCTTCCTATGGGCATGTCGACGTTAAAGCCTTGGTATACCCCGGCTTCCCCACGGATTTACAATCTCCCATGACCAGCTTGCTAACCCAGGCTCAGGGTGTCAGTGTGTTGAGCGATTTTGTGTACAGCAATCGTTTTAAGCACGTCCCTGAACTGGTGCGAATGGGGGCTAAAATTCGCGTAGAGGGTCGGTCTGCCATTATTGAGGGTGGTCAACTGAATGCGGCTAAAGTGAAGGCTGCAGATCTGCGCGCTGGAGCGGCCCTTGTCATTGCTGGACTTACAGTAAGCGAAGGGGTAACCGAGGTGGCAGGTGTCGAGTATATTGACCGTGGTTATGATCATCTCGTTTCCAACCTGCGTCTTTTGGGCGCAGATGTGTGGCGGCAGACTGAGTAA
- the fba gene encoding class II fructose-1,6-bisphosphate aldolase — protein sequence MPLVSMKDMLNKALEGKYAVGQFNINNLEWTQAILGAAEEEKSPVILGVSEGAARHMGGFYTVVKMVEGLIHDMKITVPVAIHLDHGSSFDKCKEAIDAGFTSVMIDDSHSPIEKNIETTKKVVEYAHSKGVSVEAEVGMVGGQEDDVVGDVMYAKLDDCVRIVKETGIDTLAPALGSVHGPYKGEPNLGFKEMEEIRNAVKLPLVLHGGTGIPTHDIQKSISLGTSKINVNTENQIAFAKVVREVLAAKPDAYDPRTFIQPGREAIKQTVIGKIREFGSNNKA from the coding sequence ATGCCATTGGTATCTATGAAAGACATGTTGAACAAAGCACTCGAAGGAAAGTATGCAGTAGGTCAATTCAATATTAATAACCTAGAGTGGACTCAAGCTATCTTGGGCGCTGCTGAAGAAGAAAAATCCCCAGTAATCTTGGGTGTTTCTGAAGGCGCAGCACGTCACATGGGCGGATTCTACACTGTTGTTAAAATGGTAGAAGGTCTTATTCATGACATGAAAATTACGGTTCCAGTTGCAATTCACTTGGACCACGGTTCTAGCTTTGACAAATGTAAAGAAGCGATCGACGCTGGTTTCACATCCGTTATGATTGACGATTCCCACAGCCCAATCGAGAAAAATATTGAAACAACGAAGAAAGTTGTTGAATATGCACATTCCAAAGGCGTTTCCGTTGAAGCTGAAGTTGGAATGGTTGGCGGTCAAGAAGATGATGTTGTAGGTGACGTAATGTACGCTAAGCTGGACGATTGTGTACGTATCGTTAAAGAAACAGGCATCGACACACTGGCTCCTGCACTGGGTTCTGTTCATGGACCATACAAAGGTGAGCCAAACCTGGGCTTTAAAGAAATGGAAGAAATTCGCAATGCCGTGAAACTGCCACTCGTTCTTCATGGCGGAACAGGTATCCCTACACATGACATCCAAAAATCCATTTCTCTGGGTACTTCCAAAATCAACGTAAACACTGAAAACCAAATCGCATTTGCGAAAGTGGTTCGTGAAGTGCTTGCTGCAAAACCAGATGCTTACGATCCACGTACATTCATCCAACCAGGTCGTGAAGCGATCAAACAAACCGTTATCGGTAAAATCCGTGAGTTCGGTTCCAACAACAAAGCGTAA
- a CDS encoding MBL fold metallo-hydrolase, protein MMMTKLRIWGGAGEHGRSCYVFEGKQHRIMLDCGVKKEGIGQYPIFPPQKVKELTTVLLSHAHEDHSMALPLLYKYGYRGEVWTTKATAEQLGSYFRSWQTYVESRGGELPYSEQDIQSITYRYLEDGAPSGVWCEACPGVRMMWGRSGHLAGAVWYIIEMEGKRLFFSGDYSRESELLAADAPDLCMGEGINDLPECKPQSYLVDISIMDNAYGMDIDPQPVKLERLRVEMEQILWSGGHVLLPVPAFGRGQELIVWASEQFPEQAIIVEPDLWHGLKQLNRWREWLRPGASTRIKHVLNSDRVFVPRDAAERISLLERNTATIIVTRDGMMDSPQARWYYQYLSDNRHMLNDMDSGENIRNSVILTGHASNGSFGKHLLERADSNDICIARHLTYKVHQGLSDVRQMLKDLPSKQAVLVHAPKPQTDLVRDVLIREENNAHGGPAREVHSVEPGSTIEV, encoded by the coding sequence ATGATGATGACCAAGCTTAGGATTTGGGGCGGAGCGGGCGAACATGGCCGCTCCTGTTATGTTTTTGAAGGAAAGCAGCATCGTATCATGCTGGATTGTGGCGTAAAAAAGGAAGGAATCGGGCAATATCCGATTTTTCCGCCACAGAAGGTGAAGGAGCTAACTACTGTTTTGCTGTCTCATGCACATGAGGATCATTCCATGGCGCTCCCCTTACTGTACAAGTATGGATACCGGGGAGAGGTTTGGACGACCAAGGCCACCGCTGAGCAGCTGGGCTCCTATTTTCGCTCCTGGCAGACTTATGTTGAATCGAGAGGTGGTGAATTGCCTTACAGTGAACAGGATATCCAATCCATTACCTATCGCTATCTAGAAGATGGAGCGCCTTCAGGAGTGTGGTGTGAAGCTTGTCCGGGTGTGAGAATGATGTGGGGACGCAGTGGACATTTGGCTGGTGCAGTGTGGTATATCATAGAAATGGAAGGGAAGCGGTTGTTCTTTTCTGGAGACTATAGCCGTGAGTCTGAGCTGCTTGCTGCCGATGCACCGGACTTGTGTATGGGGGAGGGGATAAATGACCTTCCTGAATGCAAGCCACAGTCCTATCTAGTGGACATATCTATCATGGACAATGCCTATGGCATGGATATAGACCCGCAGCCTGTTAAGCTGGAGCGGCTGAGGGTCGAGATGGAGCAGATATTATGGTCTGGCGGTCATGTGTTGTTGCCAGTGCCTGCCTTTGGCAGAGGACAGGAGTTGATCGTATGGGCCAGTGAGCAATTCCCCGAACAAGCAATAATTGTAGAGCCTGACCTGTGGCACGGATTGAAACAGTTAAATCGCTGGAGAGAGTGGCTTCGGCCGGGAGCTTCCACGCGAATAAAACATGTGTTAAACAGTGACAGGGTGTTCGTGCCTCGTGATGCTGCGGAACGAATAAGTCTGCTAGAACGGAACACGGCCACTATTATTGTAACAAGGGACGGCATGATGGATTCCCCGCAGGCACGTTGGTATTATCAATATCTGTCGGATAACCGCCATATGCTGAATGATATGGACAGCGGAGAAAACATTAGGAACAGTGTGATATTGACCGGTCATGCTTCCAATGGTTCTTTTGGAAAGCATCTGTTGGAACGTGCGGACTCCAATGACATCTGTATAGCTCGGCATTTGACTTACAAGGTGCATCAGGGATTATCGGATGTGAGGCAAATGTTGAAGGATCTGCCTAGCAAACAGGCTGTACTCGTTCATGCACCAAAACCGCAGACCGACCTTGTACGAGATGTGTTGATAAGAGAAGAAAATAATGCACATGGAGGTCCTGCCAGAGAAGTTCATTCTGTGGAGCCAGGTTCAACGATAGAGGTCTAG
- a CDS encoding ABC transporter permease, with translation MGGLSVKHIRGWSLTLALIALLFLILLPLLQIFIQSVYVEGKFQWAAPFRTLAASQFAGVLFSSIWLGICVIAGTTALALPLAWIMSNTRLAHWRWLDVVLLIPFMTPPYIGSMGWILFMQKNGYLEQLFPDLHFLTASFFSLGGMVMIMSLHLFPFLYLLLRGALVRIGGSLEEAGAVMGGGFLYRFRRIILPLLLSAYGMGALLIFVKTIAEFGTPATFGRRIGYEVMTSEIHKYISSWPIDFGKATSMASVLLTACLLMWYVQSVINRKFTYRLVGGKGSRPSRLRVSSWTTALSVAFILLLLIAAIGIPYFSIIAASSMKLRGIGLAWNNLTLDYYKELLSWGSESMEALLNSVFLSLGASTIAVVLGTWFALVIGGSRTKIQRTVDAFSLLPNTVPGIVMVVGLILWWNSPWMPIPLYNTYGMVILTYVILFVPYTVQYVKSAFTQVDHTLFQAGQVFGGRPSYIFRRIVLPLIVPGMLAGWMMTFTIASRELVGSLLILPPSVQTSATYIFAQFEQGQVSLGMAMAVISVGLTTLLLILMESLNSRRKWK, from the coding sequence ATGGGAGGTTTGTCTGTTAAACACATCAGGGGATGGTCCCTGACACTTGCTCTGATCGCGCTTCTTTTCCTAATTTTGCTGCCATTGCTGCAAATCTTCATCCAAAGTGTGTATGTTGAAGGAAAATTTCAATGGGCAGCGCCTTTTCGAACGTTAGCTGCTTCTCAATTTGCAGGAGTGCTATTCAGCTCAATTTGGCTAGGCATCTGCGTAATTGCAGGAACGACTGCCCTTGCACTTCCGCTAGCCTGGATCATGTCCAACACCCGACTTGCACACTGGCGCTGGTTGGATGTCGTGCTGCTGATTCCGTTTATGACTCCGCCCTATATCGGGTCCATGGGATGGATTCTGTTTATGCAAAAAAACGGGTATCTGGAACAGTTGTTCCCGGACCTGCACTTCTTAACGGCTTCCTTCTTCAGCCTTGGTGGCATGGTGATGATCATGAGCCTGCATCTGTTTCCATTCCTGTACCTGCTGCTGCGCGGGGCGCTGGTAAGGATTGGCGGCAGCCTGGAAGAGGCAGGTGCGGTCATGGGCGGGGGATTTCTGTACAGGTTCCGTCGAATCATTTTACCTTTGCTGTTATCGGCATACGGAATGGGTGCACTGCTCATTTTCGTTAAAACGATTGCTGAGTTTGGCACACCCGCTACCTTTGGGCGCCGTATCGGGTATGAGGTCATGACTTCTGAAATTCACAAATATATTTCCAGCTGGCCCATTGATTTTGGCAAAGCAACATCAATGGCTTCGGTGTTGTTAACGGCCTGCCTGCTTATGTGGTATGTGCAATCGGTGATCAATCGAAAGTTCACATACAGGCTGGTAGGGGGTAAAGGTTCGCGACCTTCCCGTCTTCGTGTATCCAGCTGGACTACAGCACTGAGTGTCGCATTCATCCTATTGCTGCTCATCGCAGCTATTGGTATCCCTTATTTTTCAATTATCGCGGCCTCCTCTATGAAGCTGCGGGGAATCGGACTGGCATGGAACAATCTTACACTCGACTATTACAAGGAACTGCTGTCGTGGGGCTCAGAAAGCATGGAAGCGCTACTGAACAGTGTATTTCTCTCTTTGGGTGCATCGACGATTGCTGTGGTGCTGGGCACCTGGTTTGCGCTGGTTATCGGTGGATCACGCACGAAGATCCAACGGACAGTTGATGCATTCAGCTTGCTTCCGAATACAGTGCCGGGAATTGTTATGGTGGTGGGTCTGATTTTGTGGTGGAACTCGCCGTGGATGCCGATTCCGTTGTATAACACATACGGCATGGTTATTCTGACGTATGTAATTTTGTTTGTCCCTTATACAGTTCAGTATGTTAAAAGCGCTTTTACACAGGTGGATCATACTCTTTTTCAGGCGGGACAAGTATTTGGCGGGCGACCGTCTTACATATTCCGCCGGATTGTATTGCCGCTGATTGTACCGGGGATGCTCGCTGGTTGGATGATGACCTTTACCATTGCTTCACGGGAGCTGGTAGGATCATTGCTGATTTTACCGCCGTCCGTCCAGACGTCTGCAACCTATATATTTGCCCAGTTTGAGCAGGGACAGGTGTCGCTTGGCATGGCGATGGCTGTTATATCGGTTGGATTGACCACACTGCTACTAATCTTAATGGAAAGCTTAAACTCGCGAAGAAAGTGGAAATGA
- a CDS encoding S8 family peptidase, which translates to MDYPDFLQRLHEGISEPSGSGRNKQIITFDKPHQYRECLSYLRKLKPELVGLRQVQPARLIRALIAPLSGGDRLGKYHHGVTVEEDTRIKVHAETAYMPKAEKNLSMPWGVKQVRAYKAWPSSTGNRVRIGVIDTGADFHHPDLRHSLARGINLLNRTMLPYDDNGHGTHIAGTIAASNYDEGMVGVAPRALIHPVKAFDHNGAAYVSDIILGIDWCVLNRVDIINMSFGMKSRSKALLDMVNKAYHNGIVIVASSGNEGKRRSIDYPARYSQTISVGATDKYRRIAPFSNRGQFVDVYAPGEKIRSSWIHGKHHEMSGTSMATSHVTGSIALLLSLKPELEPGEIKALLKRTATPLRLRKSAGRSSISTKLGEVDAFRLMQEGTK; encoded by the coding sequence ATGGACTATCCGGATTTTTTGCAGCGTTTGCATGAGGGTATTTCGGAGCCGTCCGGCAGTGGACGGAACAAACAGATTATCACATTCGATAAGCCTCACCAATACCGGGAATGTCTGTCCTATCTCAGGAAGCTGAAACCTGAGCTTGTGGGATTACGGCAAGTACAACCGGCTAGGCTAATCCGTGCTCTCATCGCTCCGCTTTCAGGGGGAGACAGGCTGGGCAAATATCACCACGGTGTTACCGTTGAAGAAGATACCCGCATAAAGGTTCACGCAGAAACGGCTTATATGCCGAAAGCAGAGAAAAACCTTTCCATGCCATGGGGAGTTAAACAGGTACGTGCATACAAGGCTTGGCCTTCCTCGACAGGGAATCGGGTCAGAATCGGTGTGATCGACACAGGAGCGGATTTTCATCATCCTGATCTTCGCCATTCCCTCGCCAGAGGTATCAATTTGTTGAACCGGACCATGCTACCCTATGACGACAATGGCCACGGTACCCATATTGCTGGAACCATCGCGGCATCCAACTATGATGAAGGTATGGTTGGCGTAGCACCACGGGCTTTAATTCATCCTGTAAAAGCATTTGATCATAATGGAGCCGCCTATGTCTCTGACATCATTCTCGGTATCGACTGGTGCGTATTAAATCGTGTCGATATTATTAATATGAGCTTTGGCATGAAGTCGCGCAGCAAGGCACTACTTGATATGGTGAATAAAGCATATCATAACGGCATTGTAATCGTAGCTTCCTCGGGAAATGAGGGCAAGCGTCGAAGTATTGACTATCCAGCCCGCTATTCCCAGACGATTTCAGTCGGAGCTACCGACAAATACAGACGTATCGCTCCTTTCAGCAATCGGGGGCAATTCGTAGACGTGTATGCACCTGGTGAGAAGATCAGATCCTCCTGGATTCATGGAAAGCATCATGAAATGAGCGGCACCTCTATGGCTACTTCCCATGTGACCGGGAGCATCGCACTTCTCCTTTCACTGAAACCGGAGCTGGAGCCTGGAGAAATTAAAGCACTGCTTAAACGCACCGCCACACCGCTACGCCTTCGTAAAAGCGCCGGACGCAGTTCCATCTCCACCAAGCTTGGAGAAGTGGATGCCTTCCGATTGATGCAGGAGGGCACAAAGTGA
- a CDS encoding CTP synthase → MTKYIFVTGGVVSSLGKGITAASLGRLLKNRGLKVTIQKFDPYLNVDPGTMSPYQHGEVFVTDDGAETDLDLGHYERFIDINLSKNSNVTTGKVYSSVISKERRGEYLGGTVQVIPHITNEIKERVYRAGREAGSDVIITEIGGTVGDIESLPFLEAIRQLKSEVGRENVMYIHVTLIPYIKAAGEVKTKPTQHSVKELRSIGIQPNVIVCRTEHELSSDMKAKIALFCDIDANAVVECRDASTLYEVPLNLREEGLDEIVVNHLKLTTPAPDMTEWEGLVDRISKLDKTVEIAIVGKYVALHDAYLSVVESLSHAGFDANADVKIRWVNAEEVTDENVADMLGGIGGILVPGGFGDRGIEGKISTIRYAREQKIPFFGICLGMQVSVIEVARSLAGLEGANSSEINPATDYPVIDLLPDQKDIEDLGGTMRLGLYPCKLVEGSLASACYNDELVYERHRHRYEFNNEYREVIEKAGLRISGTSPDGRLVEIVELPEHPWFLAVQFHPEFTSRPNRPQPLFREFVKAALQLQG, encoded by the coding sequence GTGACGAAGTATATTTTTGTGACAGGCGGGGTTGTGTCTTCCTTGGGCAAAGGGATTACGGCAGCTTCACTGGGGAGGCTTTTGAAGAACAGGGGACTGAAGGTAACGATTCAAAAATTTGATCCTTACCTGAATGTCGATCCGGGTACTATGAGCCCTTACCAGCACGGTGAAGTGTTTGTAACGGATGATGGTGCGGAAACGGATCTTGACTTGGGACACTATGAGCGCTTTATTGATATTAATCTGTCCAAGAACAGCAATGTCACAACAGGCAAGGTATATTCCAGCGTAATCAGCAAAGAGCGTCGCGGAGAATATTTGGGCGGTACAGTACAGGTTATCCCTCATATTACGAACGAAATCAAGGAGCGCGTGTACCGTGCAGGCCGTGAAGCGGGTTCGGATGTCATTATTACGGAAATCGGCGGTACTGTAGGCGATATTGAAAGCTTGCCATTTTTGGAAGCCATTCGTCAGCTCAAAAGTGAAGTTGGGCGCGAGAATGTGATGTACATTCACGTAACGCTCATTCCTTATATTAAAGCTGCTGGTGAGGTTAAAACCAAACCAACTCAGCACAGTGTAAAAGAACTGCGCAGTATCGGCATTCAACCGAATGTTATTGTTTGCCGTACAGAGCATGAATTGTCCTCCGACATGAAGGCTAAAATTGCATTGTTCTGCGATATTGATGCGAATGCAGTGGTAGAATGCCGCGATGCTTCGACTCTCTACGAGGTTCCGTTGAACCTGCGTGAAGAAGGTTTGGACGAAATCGTAGTTAACCACCTGAAGCTGACAACACCTGCACCAGATATGACCGAATGGGAAGGGTTAGTTGATCGAATCAGCAAGTTGGACAAAACGGTTGAAATTGCTATTGTTGGTAAATATGTTGCGTTACATGATGCGTACTTAAGTGTTGTGGAGTCACTTTCCCACGCTGGATTTGATGCAAATGCGGACGTGAAAATCCGTTGGGTGAACGCTGAAGAAGTAACGGACGAGAACGTAGCTGACATGCTGGGCGGCATTGGCGGTATTCTCGTACCGGGTGGCTTCGGCGATCGCGGAATTGAAGGTAAAATCAGCACCATTCGTTATGCACGGGAGCAAAAAATTCCGTTTTTCGGTATTTGCCTGGGTATGCAGGTATCTGTTATTGAGGTTGCTCGTTCCCTGGCTGGTCTTGAAGGAGCCAACAGCTCGGAAATTAACCCGGCTACCGATTATCCTGTCATTGACTTGCTTCCTGACCAAAAAGACATCGAAGATTTGGGCGGTACCATGCGTCTTGGCTTGTATCCATGTAAACTGGTGGAAGGTTCCCTGGCATCGGCTTGCTACAACGACGAGCTGGTATACGAGAGACATCGTCATCGGTACGAATTCAATAACGAATATCGTGAAGTTATTGAAAAAGCAGGCCTTCGTATTTCTGGTACTTCACCGGATGGACGTTTGGTGGAAATTGTGGAGCTTCCTGAGCATCCATGGTTCCTGGCGGTACAATTCCATCCAGAATTTACTTCCCGTCCGAATCGTCCACAGCCTTTGTTCCGTGAATTTGTAAAGGCGGCATTGCAGCTTCAAGGTTAA